A genome region from Glycine max cultivar Williams 82 chromosome 5, Glycine_max_v4.0, whole genome shotgun sequence includes the following:
- the LOC100783880 gene encoding protein CROWDED NUCLEI 4, producing the protein MELSTPNSSSKHLSITPGSRVLRSPLSDEQIWKRLRDAGFDEESIKHKDKAALIAYIAKLEAEIYDHQHHMGLLILEKKDLASKYEQVKALAESSELMHKHDSAMNKSALTESRKREESLKKTVSVKDACIASLEKALHELRTESAETKVAAESKFAEAHQLIDEAQRKFTEAEAKVRAAESLQAEANRYHNVAERKLRDVEARENNLRRQIISFKSDCDEKDKAMILERQSLSERQKGLQQEQERLLQSQSLLNQREEHFLSRSQELNRLQRELEDTKGKIEKEHEALHDEKTTLKLKEATLIQREEELTKWKSELSKKEQELLEFQAKLSNRESDETQKVVAGQEAALRTKKYNLEVELQMLRKLVENEIEEKRRAWELKEVDLKHCEDQILQRQHELEVLSRSLSEKEKDLKDLSSALEEKDQMLSASEKKFELNKVLLQKEKDDVEQANQDLQKSLASLEDKIRQVDIDKEKLEAMKSETGDMSILEVKLKEEIDLVRSQKLELLAEADKLKTEKAKFEADWELLDEKKEELRKEAEFIAKEREAVSTFIKNERDQLREEKENLRNQYNQDLGYLASEREKFMNKMAHEHAEWFGKMQQERADFLREIELQKQELNNLIEKRREEVESSLKEREKAFEEEKNTELQYINALKEKATKELEQVSLEMKRLQTERAEINLDRERRNREWAELTKCIEELEVQRDKLRKQRELLHADRIEIYAQTEELKKLEDLKAVSDDNAITEMLKSDMESNQKKISARKNLKHQSLTQGGDKINNGFDTPLVQKSPVSPPSPVRFSWIKRCTELIFRNSPEKPLERNEDSLMGSDTGNVCNGKQYSENDESLGNIGKGQQIGFAFEEPKVIVEVPSLDDARRSEIESEAKDVNGKSALLLPDGHHAGRRKRGRGNVTDKVGDPLVDVGQNKKSRAEQSNEKVQSGVSKVQQVLTSSNQTQGNTEETRVVMVDKVIHVSEVTSEKLDALPILSQEPRDNMQSPTFGADQCILHGETIDRSNSKTRQEDILPCASSVLGSTEEISKGNNDQVSEHC; encoded by the exons CTAGGGTTTTGAGAAGCCCTCTCTCCGACGAACAGATCTGGAAGCGCCTCCGTGACGCTGGCTTCGACGAGGAATCGATTAAGCACAAAGACAAAGCTGCGCTTATTGCTTACATCGCCAAGCTCGAAGCTGAG ATATATGATCACCAGCACCACATGGGCCTTCTCATATTGGAGAAAAAGGATTTGGCTTCGAAGTATGAGCAAGTAAAGGCCTTGGCTGAATCATCTGAGTTAATGCATAAACATGACTCAGCCATGAATAAATCTGCATTAACTGAATCAAGGAAACGTGAAGAAAGTTTGAAGAAGACAGTAAGCGTCAAAGATGCATGCATAGCAAGT CTTGAGAAGGCCTTGCATGAGCTGCGTACAGAAAGTGCGGAAACAAAGGTTGCAGCTGAGAGTAAATTTGCTGAAGCACACCAATTGATAGATGAAGCACAGAGAAAATTTACAGAGGCTGAAGCCAAGGTGCGTGCTGCAGAATCTTTGCAGGCAGAGGCTAACCGATATCACAATGTTGCAGAAAGGAAGCTTCGTGATGTTGAAGCACGTGAAAATAATCTCAGGCGGCAAATCATATCTTTCAAGTCTGA tTGTGATGAAAAGGATAAGGCGATGATTCTTGAGAGGCAATCCCTTTCTGAAAGGCAAAAGGGTTTGCAACAAGAGCAGGAAAGATTACTTCAATCACAATCCTTGCTGAACCAGAGAGAGGAACACTTTTTGAGTAGATCTCAGGAACTGAATCGTCTTCAAAGAGAGTTGGAGGACACAAAAGGGAAAATTGAAAAGGAACATGAAGCCCTACATGACGAGAAAACCACCCTAAAACTGAAGGAGGCAACCTTAATACAACGAGAAGAG GAACTTACTAAATGGAAATCTGAGTTGAGCAAGAAAGAACAAGAGTTACTTGAATTTCAAGCAAAACTTTCTAATAGAGAATCT GATGAAACTCAGAAAGTTGTTGCTGGTCAGGAAGCCGCATTGAGaaccaaaaaatataacttGGAAGTTGAGCTACAAATGCTGCGCAAATtggttgaaaatgaaattgaggAAAAGAGACGGGCTTGGGAGTTGAAGGAGGTTGATCTTAAACATTGTGAGGACCAAATCCTGCAAAGGCAGCATGAGTTGGAAGTTCTGTCAAGGTCACTGAGTGAGAAGGAGAAGGATCTGAAGGACTTGTCAAGTGCTCTTGAAGAAAAAGATCAAATGTTGAGTGCTTCTGAGAAGAAGTTTGAGTTAAATAAAGTGCTTTTGCAGAAGGAAAAAGATGATGTTGAACAAGCAAACCAAGATCTGCAGAAGTCATTGGCATCATTGGAAGATAAAATAAGACAAGTTGATATTGACAAGGAGAAACTGGAGGCCATGAAAAGTGAAACGGGTGACATGTCAATTTTGGAAGTGAAACTAAAGGAAGAGATCGACCTTGTAAGATCTCAGAAGTTGGAGCTTTTGGCTGAGGCAGATAAGCTGAAAACTGAGAAGGCAAAGTTTGAAGCTGATTGGGAGCTGcttgatgaaaaaaaagaagagttgCGGAAAGAAGCAGAATTCATAGCAAAGGAAAGGGAAGCGGTCTCCACATTTATTAAGAATGAGCGTGACCAactaagagaagagaaagaaaatctgCGCAATCAGTACAACCAAGATTTGGGGTATCTTGCCAGCGAACGAGAAAAGTTCATGAACAAGATGGCACATGAACATGCTGAATGGTTTGGCAAGATGCAGCAAGAGCGAGCAGATTTCTTGCGGGAAATCGAGTTGCAAAAGCAGGAGCTGAATAACCTCATTGAGAAGAGACGTGAAGAGGTGGAAAGTTCTTTGAAGGAAAGAGAAAAGGCTTTTGAGGAAGAAAAGAACACTGAACTTCAGTATATTAATGCTCTTAAAGAGAAAGCAACAAAAGAGTTGGAACAGGTTTCCTTGGAGATGAAAAGGCTTCAGACTGAGCGGGCTGAGATAAATTTGGATCGTGAACGGAGAAATAGGGAATGGGCTGAACTTACTAAATGTATTGAGGAACTTGAGGTTCAAAGGGATAAGCTCCGAAAACAGAGAGAATTGTTGCATGCTGATAGAATTGAAATTTATGCTCAGACTGAAGAATTGAAAAAACTAGAAGATTTGAAAGCTGTCTCTGATGATAATGCTATCACTGAAATGCTTAAATCTGATATGGAGTCTAACCAAAAGAAAATCTCTGCAAGGAAGAACTTGAAGCATCAATCTCTTACACAAGGTGGTGATAAAATCAACAATGGGTTTGATACTCCACTTGTGCAGAAGTCACCTGTTTCTCCTCCTAGCCCTGTTCGATTCTCATGGATAAAACGATGCACAGAGCTAATTTTCAGAAATTCTCCTGAGAAGCCacttgagagaaacgaggattcTCTTATGGGTTCTGATACAGGTAATGTTTGTAATGGAAAACAGTACTCGGAAAATGACGAATCTCTTGGTAATATTGGCAAGGGACAGCAAATAGGATTTGCTTTTGAAGAACCAAAAGTAATAGTTGAAGTACCTTCTCTAGATGATGCTAGAAGAAGTGAGATTGAATCTGAGGCTAAAGATGTGAATGGAAAAAGTGCTCTCCTGCTTCCAGATGGACATCATGCAGGCAGACGGAAAAGAGGGAGGGGGAACGTGACTGATAAAGTTGGCGATCCACTTGTAGATGTGGGGCAAAATAAGAAATCAAGAGCAGAACAATCCAATGAAAAGGTCCAATCAGGTGTGTCTAAGGTCCAGCAGGTGTTAACGTCATCAAATCAAACACAAGGGAACACGGAAGAAACTCGTGTAGTAATGGTTGATAAGGTTATTCATGTATCAGAAGTGACTTCCGAGAAACTTGATGCTCTCCCTATCCTCAGTCAAGAACCAAGAGATAATATGCAGAGTCCTACATTCGGAGCAGATCAATGTATTCTTCATGGAGAAACAATTGATCGATCAAATTCTAAAACCAGGCAGGAAGATATTTTACCTTGTGCTTCCAGTGTATTGGGAAGCACAGAAGAAATatcaaaaggaaacaatgatCAAGTTTCTGAGCACTGTTAG